Genomic DNA from Spirochaetota bacterium:
AGATGTGTATAAGAGACAGATACTATATTCATATATATGCAAAGCGCGCATCAGATGGTAAAGTTATACTCAATTCATTTCAAAAAATAGTAATTAAAAAATAATATATTGTGTACATATCCAATAAAATTTATTGCTTTTTTCCTCATTTCAACAGTATATTTATTAAATGAAAATAAATTATGGAAATATTAATTTATAATATGAATCGTTTAATAAAATATAGGGGCGATAGTTACTTAGTAGCAGTACTTTTATGTTGCATAATACCATTTGCCATACACTGTGGTGCTCAAGCACCCAGCGTAAACCCAAATCCAGTATACCAATACGTAACTCCTACCGACCCAGGAAGCTTATCCCCTCAGGTTATAGGAATATATCCAGAAGATGGAAGTACCAATATACCTGTTGATACGTCCATTGTTATTGTTTTTAACAAACCAATTGACACTTCTACCATAAATCCATCAACCATCACTATAACAACGGTTACTTCATTTACTGTTACCCCTGCACAGGATAACAGAGCCATTATTATAGACATAACCAATCCTGCTCAATTTGCCTATAATCAAATAATTGATATAACAGTAACAACCGCAGTAAGAGATAGCGATGGCAATCCACTCCTTACTAACTACACTTCACAATTCACCACTGGTATTAATGATTCTTCATACTTCTTGCCAAAAGTAGTAACAATATCCCGCTTTCCACAACCTGGTGCAACAAACGTTAGTCGCGATGTTGGATTTGTTGAAGTGACGTTCACCAAAGATATGGACTCTTCAACCTTAACAGTAGCAAATTTTGGTTTTAGTGGACCTGCATCATCAGTAACACAAATGAATCCTAAAACATATAGGCTCACAATTGATACCTTAAATTATAACACACTATATTCCGTAACACTATCAGGAAGCATTGAAGACAGTGATGGCAATTCTCTTGACTTAGATGGCAATCATACCTGGGCATTTACTACTGAACCTGATCCTGCTACAATTCCATTAGACATAAGCGCACTGTGGATAGATAGCGCTACCAGTGATAGCATCACCATACAGTTTGTTACAACAAAACCAGTCACCAAAAATCAATGTTATGCTGTTTATGATATAAATACCCCAGTTACAACGGGTGATACACACGTGCAAGAAGATACCAGTAGCGTTGTTACAACGCTTCACACAGTTACCATACCTTCATTATCATCACGAACACTCTATTATATCAGAGCAGGCATAGATACTAACGGAGCAACCCCCGTTGAAATTCTATCCACTCAGGAACTAAGCGTATATACAAATACAGATAACACAAATAATAGCGCATTAACAAATGCAAGCAATGACCAAAATGGGTTGATTGTTTTACAAACAAATACTGCATCATACGCTTTCTGGGTAAGTAATGAATTGGGAAATAGTGATATTTATGGCCAATTTTTTAATTCGTCAGGAAACACTAGTTGGGGAGCAAACGGCAGTGCTATAGTAAACCATACCAATACCCAAGAAGATATTGTTGCAATAACTGATGGTTTTACCGATGCTATAGTTTTGTACAGAGAAGGAAGCAACGTTTATGCAAAAATGGTGTTTGATAATTCAGGTTCTTTGGCTTTTCACTGGCCAGACCCGGCAAACGACGCAGGTGATCAAGGCATTGCAATAGCTACCATACAGGCAGGCTCTATCTACAGTGCCACTTTAGTTTTTGAACAGCCACAGATAATTGCAGAAGGAATTGCGGACATGCCCGATAATGGTGATGCCACAAATCTTTTGTACGATGCTGATACTGAATTTTCAATATACCCCTGGCTTACCAGTGGTGACTTGTTGCTTACCAATATTTCAATGCCAAATATTAACTGGAATTCTTATTCAATTGCAAATCAAAGTACTACACCTATAGACATATTTCAGTACGTGCTTAAAAGTAGCTATGGGGCAAATTTAACTTCATTTGATTTTTTTATTGCTGATTTTGATACTTCATTTAGCGGAACGGCCAATTCAGGAACAACCTCTACAGAAATTCGTTCGTCCACTGATGCAAATTTTTTGTTAGTAAATGCTGGTGATATCATTTATAATCTAACTAATGATGAATGGGGATTGGCTCAAGCCTCAGGCTCTTGGAATGGCAGTTACTATTTTATTCCAATTGATCGAACTCTTACCAATTTAAGTGATGGGGATACATACACAATATATACCAATCATTCCTCACTTCTTACATCAGAAGGCGTAACCAATCCTCTATGGGATAAAGATCCTTCTGTTCCATTTAATCCAGGAACAACCGTGCTTGCTGACGACATAGTTGTTAATGAAAACAATAATTCAACTAATGCAACCTATGCTCAGGTTGAAGCTGTCGATCTTT
This window encodes:
- a CDS encoding Ig-like domain-containing protein; translated protein: MNRLIKYRGDSYLVAVLLCCIIPFAIHCGAQAPSVNPNPVYQYVTPTDPGSLSPQVIGIYPEDGSTNIPVDTSIVIVFNKPIDTSTINPSTITITTVTSFTVTPAQDNRAIIIDITNPAQFAYNQIIDITVTTAVRDSDGNPLLTNYTSQFTTGINDSSYFLPKVVTISRFPQPGATNVSRDVGFVEVTFTKDMDSSTLTVANFGFSGPASSVTQMNPKTYRLTIDTLNYNTLYSVTLSGSIEDSDGNSLDLDGNHTWAFTTEPDPATIPLDISALWIDSATSDSITIQFVTTKPVTKNQCYAVYDINTPVTTGDTHVQEDTSSVVTTLHTVTIPSLSSRTLYYIRAGIDTNGATPVEILSTQELSVYTNTDNTNNSALTNASNDQNGLIVLQTNTASYAFWVSNELGNSDIYGQFFNSSGNTSWGANGSAIVNHTNTQEDIVAITDGFTDAIVLYREGSNVYAKMVFDNSGSLAFHWPDPANDAGDQGIAIATIQAGSIYSATLVFEQPQIIAEGIADMPDNGDATNLLYDADTEFSIYPWLTSGDLLLTNISMPNINWNSYSIANQSTTPIDIFQYVLKSSYGANLTSFDFFIADFDTSFSGTANSGTTSTEIRSSTDANFLLVNAGDIIYNLTNDEWGLAQASGSWNGSYYFIPIDRTLTNLSDGDTYTIYTNHSSLLTSEGVTNPLWDKDPSVPFNPGTTVLADDIVVNENNNSTNATYAQVEAVDLSKDTNYALRLTGDIMNNGDIYSIIRMPAGVTIQGVGYSTSVASFTVNDSNANFTGWSVNPGDIVFNIDANISAMVITVNSATQLTLSADIFTATNQKYIIYTKRAFLVSYIDTSDYVMAKVFNIADGSLLYSFAVCTDGINSNPKAICDEAGNAIIFYEKAGNIYAKKVTATGQLFTTWGTDADQASDPGPSILTGYSIVQIAPVKNTGGTGDVFLLAKNSAGNQFRLLRINSNNGTITFDSGNITGYNPTMVIDAVTGQINTAIIAYRNTHITGGITYYHIEARAYGGTTWGPIVVSSNTADYNCVQPVITMADTTSAADNFYIAWFDGRHYGTNGYSIYMQRYDATPSAQWAANGIIISFPTSFGYDYPLLLQLLYYNDGSSPYGALPLWLDYRDFSSTATNIYYQKISDAGIFQ